A window of the Candidatus Poribacteria bacterium genome harbors these coding sequences:
- a CDS encoding LamG domain-containing protein, translating to MKQVLFSLVLVLFTVSPVSAGLDEGLVVYLTFDNVRDKKILDASGNNLNANVIANADFIKGKYGNAIHIDAKARGDDCVSIPADDTLKIEGEITMMAWVYNEDWDKNSGQWFDKGCQILGEMSECYGMGLFNDNPAGFFKGPNIRMILGKTVGVSFFTTTGPMVDKRWHHITGTYDGRNAKIYLDGKICSDPESEFRFSGTNNVDLHIGCAAAHPQFTFKNGSIDEIGLWRRALTEAEIKEAMKDIFAVSPKDKIATTWGDIKQRKVTH from the coding sequence ATGAAACAGGTACTATTTTCTTTAGTTCTTGTGCTATTTACAGTGAGCCCAGTTTCTGCTGGGCTGGATGAGGGACTCGTTGTCTATCTTACTTTTGACAACGTGAGAGACAAGAAGATTCTTGATGCTTCCGGCAATAATCTCAATGCCAATGTCATCGCAAATGCAGATTTTATCAAAGGCAAATATGGGAACGCAATTCATATTGATGCCAAAGCTCGAGGCGATGATTGCGTCAGCATTCCCGCTGACGACACTCTAAAAATCGAAGGTGAGATAACAATGATGGCTTGGGTGTATAACGAGGATTGGGATAAAAACTCAGGACAGTGGTTCGATAAAGGCTGCCAAATCCTGGGTGAGATGAGTGAGTGCTACGGCATGGGGCTCTTCAATGATAATCCTGCGGGATTCTTCAAGGGACCAAATATCAGAATGATTTTGGGGAAAACCGTCGGTGTATCATTTTTCACCACCACGGGTCCAATGGTGGATAAAAGGTGGCATCACATCACTGGCACCTATGATGGCAGAAACGCGAAAATCTATCTGGATGGCAAAATATGTTCTGATCCCGAATCGGAGTTTAGATTCTCTGGTACTAATAATGTGGATCTGCACATTGGATGTGCGGCAGCCCATCCACAGTTTACTTTCAAAAACGGTTCGATTGATGAAATCGGTCTCTGGCGGCGTGCCCTTACCGAAGCCGAAATCAAGGAAGCAATGAAAGATATCTTTGCTGTTTCACCCAAAGATAAGATAGCCACCACTTGGGGCGATATTAAGCAAAGAAAAGTTACTCACTAA
- a CDS encoding ABC transporter permease subunit → MWHIAKRELYDNLNSLRFALATVLLLGLMLTNAIVHLREHPKRIQNYHNAVAGYQNRLASYAEDSLYKLAEQGPGYLHKKPSDLRFCVEGGETFLPSNALGGFSRWGKGGEPRLESFWILVYPSATPDLRNVRPNVTKVDWSFIIGYVLSLIALLFTFDAISHEREQGTLRLMLANSIPRHTVLIGKFLGALISINIPFTLAVLVNLLVISTSSDVHLSAEAWGRLGLIFFITLLYISLFLALGLLVSARVQRSAVSLVILLLVWAIFVVFMPSTLVSIAGRSAPSTSTLGFSERSAQLEEELEREYHTLRYGSNKSLTQIQILQVAGDYVTKDAAQQERLREERLKQRISQVRRARAITQISPVTIFQHLLEAFAGTGFERHLQFLENVKSYTQQFRVFIADTDQADPESLHIFGVREGMSQKPVSPEAIPKFEDKLSLSKDFNTAAIELLLLVLFVVVLLSGAYLAFVRVEV, encoded by the coding sequence ATGTGGCATATTGCGAAACGCGAACTCTACGATAACCTCAATAGTCTCCGATTTGCACTGGCAACGGTGTTGTTACTCGGCTTGATGTTGACCAACGCGATTGTACATCTCCGAGAACACCCGAAACGCATCCAGAACTATCACAATGCCGTCGCTGGGTATCAGAATCGCTTAGCATCTTACGCTGAGGACAGTTTGTATAAACTCGCGGAGCAGGGACCCGGATATCTTCATAAGAAGCCATCCGACCTCCGTTTCTGCGTGGAGGGCGGTGAAACCTTTTTGCCAAGTAATGCGCTGGGAGGTTTCAGTCGTTGGGGGAAGGGAGGTGAACCGCGCTTAGAAAGTTTCTGGATTCTGGTATATCCATCGGCTACTCCCGATCTGCGTAACGTTCGCCCAAACGTCACCAAAGTGGATTGGAGTTTTATCATCGGTTACGTCTTAAGTCTCATCGCCCTCCTATTCACCTTCGATGCGATTTCCCACGAGCGTGAGCAAGGTACGCTGCGATTAATGTTAGCGAATTCGATTCCGCGTCATACCGTTCTGATTGGTAAGTTTTTAGGGGCATTAATCAGTATAAATATTCCTTTCACACTTGCGGTCTTAGTGAACCTCTTAGTAATTTCCACGTCGAGCGATGTACACCTCAGTGCGGAGGCGTGGGGACGTTTAGGGCTCATTTTTTTTATTACGCTCCTATACATAAGTCTGTTTCTGGCGTTGGGGCTGCTTGTGTCGGCACGTGTGCAACGGAGCGCGGTGAGTCTGGTGATACTCCTTCTGGTTTGGGCCATCTTTGTCGTTTTTATGCCCAGTACACTCGTTTCGATTGCAGGGCGTTCCGCACCGTCAACGTCTACGCTCGGATTTTCTGAACGCAGTGCTCAACTTGAGGAGGAACTTGAGCGCGAATACCACACGCTTCGGTATGGTTCAAATAAGAGTTTAACCCAAATCCAAATATTGCAAGTGGCAGGCGATTACGTCACCAAAGACGCAGCACAGCAGGAACGCCTGCGCGAGGAACGCCTAAAACAGCGGATTTCTCAGGTCCGCCGGGCGCGTGCGATCACCCAAATTTCACCCGTCACCATTTTCCAGCACCTCCTTGAAGCCTTTGCTGGAACGGGGTTTGAGCGACATTTGCAATTTTTAGAGAACGTTAAATCTTATACCCAACAATTTCGGGTTTTCATTGCTGACACCGATCAAGCCGATCCGGAGAGTCTTCATATCTTTGGGGTTCGTGAAGGGATGTCACAGAAGCCTGTCAGTCCAGAAGCGATTCCGAAATTTGAGGATAAACTGAGCCTAAGCAAGGACTTCAACACAGCAGCAATAGAGCTGCTGCTGTTGGTACTGTTTGTAGTGGTGCTTTTGTCAGGTGCGTATCTTGCCTTTGTCCGTGTTGAGGTTTAG
- a CDS encoding sigma-70 family RNA polymerase sigma factor, with the protein MKNDDTQLIQRVLEGDDTAFSALVRKYQRSVHALAWRKVGDFHIAEDITQDAFLKAYQRLSTLKEPQSFASWLYVITANQCKAWLRKKRTWIQSLEDTSTAQVEKATYSGHIIEENERMIEETQRELVKKLLAKLQESDRTVITLYYLGGMTYEEISNFLGVSVGAVKSRLHRARQRLKKEEPMIREALGNFQITPNLTENIMQEISRLKPITPSGSKPFVPWAIGISTLVVVLLMLGVGTQYLASFQKPYSFDATSEMTVELIEAPIVLNLESKPDVRTQLGNVNTPSKGNASHRQPHEVSASVAEAEPEETDTDYSQSELPKAAKARFGKGGINAMQFSPDGTQLAVGTDIGVWLYDMETGEEKFLFRGMCQSLAFSPDGRFLANGGGKFLGQQLQLWEIAAERPVPLIGGPFVGSALQFSKDSKTLVSVSNWGDTIGWLDVETGQGYVKKIEVRSGLGRPYPKVFALTENKIAIGWSDGKIQVWDPKTGKKLSTLDENAGSANMWEGLLALAFSPDGTRLTSASKDGTIRLWYSSNDEWMTLQKHTGYGMATWTNVLAFSPNGKMLASGGTDKTVQLWDTTTGEPLTTLTGHINGMTALAFSNDGTTLASASADGTIRFWNTETGAPLPSHITGHTASVRAATFLQESSTLVSVAFNGEIAFWNLETPQKPTVHTAGNQDWLATLAFSPDGTKLASVRAFGNVIFKPGFNDVLWSAGSSIRLTDVSTGIELATLTDIKAPSRLTFSPDGKTVAFDSEAKKIHLWHTETGDELNIPLVDREADLPDMPCVTALAFSPDGTTLASGTNQGSIQTWNVATGKALAVFAKPTDQGNLEYNLERILTLCFSSDGTLLAAGSYKLIRIWEVTTGNILLSVNPDAHKRDSPWTYNIYPESLVFSPDGAILVSGLVGGAIQLWEVTTGNKIAALDGHTQRVETLAFSFDGKVLVSTGTDGTILLWDWNEVLTGSSESE; encoded by the coding sequence ATGAAAAATGACGATACTCAGCTCATCCAACGTGTCCTTGAAGGCGATGATACCGCGTTCTCTGCGCTTGTAAGAAAATATCAGAGATCCGTTCACGCGTTGGCGTGGCGAAAGGTCGGAGATTTCCATATCGCCGAGGACATCACACAGGATGCGTTCCTAAAAGCGTATCAGAGACTCTCTACGCTGAAGGAACCGCAGTCTTTTGCGAGTTGGCTCTATGTTATAACTGCCAATCAGTGTAAGGCATGGCTCCGGAAAAAGCGGACGTGGATACAGTCGTTGGAAGACACAAGCACCGCGCAGGTGGAAAAGGCGACCTACTCTGGACATATCATTGAGGAGAACGAGCGGATGATAGAGGAAACACAACGCGAACTCGTCAAGAAACTACTGGCAAAATTACAAGAGAGTGACAGGACAGTCATCACGCTCTACTACCTCGGAGGAATGACGTACGAGGAGATTAGCAATTTTTTAGGGGTATCGGTAGGTGCAGTTAAGAGTCGACTCCACCGGGCAAGGCAGCGCTTAAAGAAGGAGGAGCCAATGATACGGGAGGCTTTAGGCAACTTCCAAATTACACCGAATCTGACAGAAAATATCATGCAAGAAATCTCGCGTCTGAAACCTATTACTCCGTCAGGGAGTAAACCGTTTGTGCCATGGGCAATCGGCATCTCCACGTTAGTCGTTGTGCTTTTAATGTTGGGTGTCGGGACGCAATATTTAGCGAGTTTCCAAAAACCCTACAGTTTCGATGCGACTTCGGAGATGACAGTTGAACTCATCGAAGCACCCATCGTGCTAAACCTTGAATCCAAACCTGATGTTCGGACACAGCTCGGGAATGTCAATACGCCAAGCAAGGGCAATGCCTCTCATCGACAGCCTCATGAGGTTTCAGCGTCGGTTGCAGAGGCAGAACCAGAGGAAACAGATACAGACTATTCACAATCGGAACTGCCTAAAGCGGCGAAAGCGCGTTTCGGTAAGGGCGGCATTAATGCAATGCAGTTTTCGCCGGACGGGACGCAACTCGCTGTCGGAACGGATATCGGTGTGTGGCTGTACGATATGGAAACCGGTGAAGAGAAGTTTCTCTTTCGGGGGATGTGCCAATCCCTTGCATTTTCGCCGGATGGCCGCTTTTTGGCGAATGGCGGCGGCAAGTTTCTCGGACAGCAACTCCAGTTGTGGGAGATAGCCGCGGAGCGTCCGGTACCCCTCATTGGTGGACCTTTTGTCGGATCGGCATTGCAGTTTTCTAAAGATAGCAAAACACTTGTTAGTGTAAGTAACTGGGGCGACACAATTGGTTGGTTAGATGTTGAGACTGGACAGGGATATGTGAAGAAGATCGAAGTACGATCTGGTTTGGGAAGACCTTATCCTAAGGTCTTCGCGCTCACAGAGAATAAAATTGCGATTGGATGGAGTGATGGGAAAATACAGGTGTGGGACCCAAAAACGGGTAAAAAGTTATCGACGCTCGACGAAAATGCGGGGTCAGCGAATATGTGGGAGGGTCTCTTAGCATTGGCGTTTTCACCCGATGGTACCCGACTCACCAGTGCAAGCAAGGATGGTACAATCCGATTGTGGTATAGCAGCAATGACGAATGGATGACCCTTCAAAAACATACCGGTTATGGGATGGCAACGTGGACAAATGTGTTAGCGTTTTCACCGAATGGCAAAATGCTCGCAAGTGGGGGGACCGATAAAACAGTGCAGTTGTGGGATACGACCACGGGTGAGCCACTCACGACACTCACTGGGCATATCAACGGTATGACTGCGTTAGCGTTTTCCAATGATGGCACCACGCTTGCAAGTGCCAGTGCCGACGGCACCATCCGGTTCTGGAATACAGAAACTGGTGCGCCGCTACCATCCCATATCACAGGACATACGGCATCGGTAAGAGCAGCGACTTTCCTTCAAGAGAGTTCCACGCTTGTCAGTGTCGCCTTTAATGGTGAAATTGCATTTTGGAATCTGGAAACACCACAAAAGCCCACTGTTCATACGGCAGGCAATCAAGATTGGTTAGCAACTTTAGCATTTTCGCCGGATGGAACGAAACTCGCCAGTGTTCGTGCCTTCGGTAACGTAATCTTCAAGCCAGGTTTCAACGACGTGCTTTGGAGCGCAGGTTCTTCGATTCGTTTGACAGATGTCAGCACGGGGATCGAATTGGCGACCCTTACAGATATTAAAGCCCCCTCACGTTTGACTTTTTCGCCTGATGGGAAAACAGTAGCCTTCGATTCTGAAGCTAAAAAAATTCATTTGTGGCATACAGAAACCGGTGATGAATTGAATATCCCTCTCGTTGATAGGGAAGCCGATCTTCCCGATATGCCATGCGTTACCGCTTTGGCGTTTTCACCCGATGGCACGACACTTGCCAGTGGGACCAATCAAGGCAGCATCCAGACGTGGAATGTTGCAACCGGTAAAGCATTAGCTGTCTTTGCGAAACCGACAGACCAAGGGAACCTTGAGTATAATTTAGAGCGTATTTTAACACTGTGTTTTTCATCAGATGGCACCTTGCTTGCTGCCGGTTCATACAAACTGATCCGTATATGGGAAGTGACTACGGGTAATATACTTCTATCAGTCAACCCTGATGCGCATAAGCGAGATAGTCCATGGACGTACAACATCTATCCTGAATCGTTGGTATTTTCACCAGATGGTGCAATTCTTGTGAGCGGACTTGTCGGCGGAGCAATCCAATTATGGGAAGTTACCACAGGAAACAAGATCGCTGCGCTTGATGGGCATACACAAAGGGTAGAGACCTTAGCATTTTCATTTGATGGTAAAGTGCTTGTCAGTACAGGGACAGATGGCACGATTCTCTTATGGGATTGGAATGAAGTCCTCACGGGTTCATCCGAAAGCGAATAA
- a CDS encoding sigma-70 family RNA polymerase sigma factor, which yields MKNDDTQLIQRVLDGDDTAFSALVRKYQRSVHALAWRKIGDFHIAEDITQDTFLKAYQRLSTLKKPQRFASWLYVIAANHCSTWLRKKRLWTQSLEETNSAQLEKATYSGYVIEENERTTAEAQREVVKKLLAKLKESDRTVITLYYLGGMTYEEISEFLGVSVAAIKNRLYRARRRLKEEEPMIREALGNFQITPHLTENIMQKISRLKPVTPSGSKPLIPWAIGGSVLVVAFLMLGVGNQYLSRFQKPYSFNATSEMTVELIEAPIVLNLDFKPDVRTQLGNANAPNNSDGLNQQPDPPTYMARFAAAPVDETEEVTVADEAESDIILIVNTTAEGGGHLAEGTFNLRNTDEALTSTTYSTSGGSGGVDPSPRYMLFSYVNHKGIELFRFPLSIGNTWTQIGRLGRWYIRAETSLENYEQVEVSAGTFRECLRHKTIFTDVEADSELESALANGTRYLWFAKGVGIVKMRYEHTNGIVTEAELLEYKVPANTTEYFPLQIDNTWSYKWQNNYRDKAAIETCYVVNSSAVSRQQDTTPPKVEKTIPNLSEKISTDLKEIRIVFDERMRGIDVAFAGVPVGDIWWEDGNTTLVISFKQHLASSKIYRLILGVDGNIKDIAGNPLDEHTLIFTTEGSEPVTPTFVNMTPVPVTDIEELNLSNELLCRVSTDLTDGFAFPYYLFIPQGIDSNKPIHLLVEPCNTGSGNNFKKLDRKVKAFTEASHATVIARKLKIPLLVPVFPRPGGDQWQLYTHALDRDTLLLTEGGLRRIDLQLIKMIDHAQRLLRHNNVKINKKVFMNGFSASGTFTNRFAILHPTVVRAVATGGVNGIPTFPTDRWNEVTIRYPIGIADVKEIAGIEFDEAAYKKVSQYIYMGALDDNDTIPYRDAFDEVDAELVKSLIGAEMMPDRWEVSQSIYKALEIPAQFVTYENTGHQIKSEMIDDIVAFFKANSGDEIVKIVSYQYPSSSGE from the coding sequence ATGAAAAATGACGATACGCAACTCATCCAGCGCGTCCTTGATGGCGATGATACGGCGTTCTCTGCACTCGTGAGAAAATATCAGAGATCCGTTCATGCACTGGCGTGGCGGAAGATTGGAGATTTCCATATCGCCGAGGACATCACACAAGATACATTTCTGAAGGCGTATCAGAGACTCTCTACACTGAAGAAACCGCAGCGTTTCGCAAGTTGGCTCTATGTGATAGCAGCGAACCATTGCAGCACATGGCTGCGTAAGAAACGTCTGTGGACACAGTCGTTAGAAGAGACAAACAGCGCGCAGTTAGAAAAAGCGACGTATTCCGGGTATGTCATTGAGGAGAACGAGCGGACAACGGCAGAAGCGCAGCGCGAAGTCGTCAAGAAGTTGCTTGCGAAGCTAAAGGAAAGCGATCGGACAGTCATCACGCTCTACTACCTCGGGGGAATGACTTATGAAGAGATAAGCGAGTTTTTAGGAGTCTCGGTAGCTGCGATTAAGAACCGTCTCTACCGAGCACGTCGCCGCTTAAAGGAGGAGGAACCCATGATAAGAGAGGCTTTAGGCAACTTCCAAATCACACCACACCTCACTGAGAACATTATGCAAAAAATCTCCCGTCTGAAACCCGTTACCCCGTCAGGCAGTAAGCCGTTAATTCCATGGGCAATAGGTGGTTCGGTGTTAGTCGTCGCGTTTTTGATGTTAGGTGTTGGCAATCAATACTTGTCGCGTTTCCAAAAGCCATATAGTTTTAACGCGACTTCAGAAATGACAGTGGAATTGATTGAGGCACCTATTGTGCTGAACCTTGACTTCAAACCTGATGTTCGGACGCAACTTGGAAACGCCAATGCACCGAATAATAGCGATGGGTTAAATCAGCAACCCGATCCACCTACATATATGGCGAGGTTTGCTGCTGCACCGGTAGATGAAACAGAGGAAGTAACTGTTGCCGATGAAGCCGAGAGCGATATTATCTTGATTGTCAATACTACCGCGGAAGGTGGAGGGCATTTGGCAGAAGGCACTTTCAATCTTAGGAACACCGATGAGGCTTTGACATCCACAACTTATTCTACCAGTGGAGGGAGTGGTGGAGTTGATCCGTCGCCGCGGTATATGTTGTTCTCTTATGTTAACCACAAGGGGATAGAACTTTTCAGATTTCCCTTAAGTATAGGAAATACTTGGACGCAAATAGGTCGCTTAGGTCGATGGTACATAAGAGCGGAAACAAGTTTGGAAAACTATGAGCAAGTAGAAGTTTCCGCAGGGACCTTCCGTGAGTGTCTTAGGCATAAAACTATTTTCACAGATGTTGAAGCCGACTCCGAACTGGAGAGTGCCTTGGCAAATGGCACGCGCTATTTGTGGTTCGCCAAAGGCGTTGGAATCGTAAAAATGCGTTATGAGCATACCAATGGCATTGTAACGGAAGCCGAATTGCTGGAATACAAGGTCCCAGCCAACACCACGGAGTACTTTCCTTTGCAAATTGACAACACATGGAGCTACAAATGGCAAAACAACTATCGGGACAAAGCGGCCATTGAAACATGTTATGTTGTCAATTCAAGCGCCGTTTCAAGGCAGCAAGATACAACACCTCCAAAAGTGGAGAAGACTATTCCCAACTTATCTGAGAAAATTTCAACGGATCTGAAGGAGATTCGGATTGTCTTTGATGAAAGAATGAGAGGTATAGATGTAGCGTTTGCTGGGGTTCCGGTTGGTGATATCTGGTGGGAGGATGGCAACACAACTCTCGTTATTTCATTTAAACAACACCTCGCGTCTTCAAAAATTTATCGGCTCATATTAGGTGTTGATGGAAATATCAAAGATATAGCAGGCAATCCATTAGATGAACACACTCTTATCTTCACAACTGAAGGGTCAGAGCCGGTTACACCTACTTTTGTGAATATGACACCCGTCCCTGTAACAGATATTGAAGAACTTAATCTCTCAAATGAGCTGCTTTGCCGCGTCTCAACGGACCTTACAGATGGTTTTGCTTTTCCATATTATCTGTTTATTCCGCAGGGGATAGATTCTAACAAACCGATCCATCTCCTGGTAGAGCCGTGCAATACAGGATCTGGAAACAATTTTAAAAAACTCGATAGGAAAGTGAAGGCATTCACAGAGGCATCTCATGCGACTGTGATCGCAAGAAAATTGAAAATCCCACTGCTCGTACCTGTTTTTCCTCGGCCCGGCGGGGACCAATGGCAACTCTACACACATGCCTTGGATAGGGATACACTCCTGCTAACAGAGGGCGGACTCAGGAGGATCGACCTGCAGCTCATCAAAATGATAGATCATGCACAGCGACTGCTAAGGCACAACAACGTGAAAATAAATAAAAAAGTTTTCATGAACGGGTTTTCGGCTTCTGGAACGTTTACGAATCGGTTCGCGATTTTGCATCCAACGGTTGTCCGCGCTGTCGCAACTGGTGGAGTCAACGGTATTCCAACCTTCCCAACGGATCGCTGGAATGAGGTCACGATTCGTTACCCAATTGGAATTGCTGATGTGAAAGAAATTGCTGGTATTGAATTTGATGAAGCGGCATATAAGAAGGTTTCCCAGTACATTTATATGGGTGCCTTGGATGACAATGACACCATTCCATATCGAGATGCCTTTGATGAAGTAGATGCCGAGTTAGTCAAAAGCCTCATTGGGGCTGAAATGATGCCAGATCGATGGGAGGTCAGTCAATCAATATATAAGGCACTTGAGATTCCTGCGCAGTTCGTTACCTATGAAAATACTGGGCATCAAATCAAGAGTGAGATGATTGATGATATTGTCGCTTTTTTCAAGGCGAATTCTGGCGACGAAATTGTTAAGATTGTTTCTTATCAATATCCGTCCTCGTCTGGAGAGTGA
- a CDS encoding ABC transporter permease subunit gives MLTTLIRRELLDNLMTFRFAVAVFIMLLLVVANTVVLIKDYEQRLASHNAAVKMHQRQLQEKKTYSAGTEKLFVNRPPNPLSIFNVGFDKQLGNEVRVSHTYVPSLWDAGMHGSDNPFMDMFASIDIAFIFEVILSLLALIFAYDTLAGEHERGTLRLVLTSHVRRGHILLAKYISAMLCLLMPLLMSLILSVILLTTTATISLNADDFLRIGGIILTTVVYLSIFYLIGMLISAVTRRTRTALMLSMFVWGFLVLVYPNMILAVVPQPEAPQARRSSAFNQIEQMWEEFDRERERFLATDDFPGEDWHFKIMGSGWYGAYLWGSPSRLFYSYESRMEADTLGKESEPKVPHAQNYFGFLGPQVIGTADQTWLIRKSALEDIFIQPANVERLYLKLSPVGLYDAATQAWAGTNLLGVRDFFDAARRHRQRVIDYFYDEEVFKSREWFSSDKGAADWSNLPQFSFQRVDVNTNAKRALPDLSILLMLNVIIFIVIFLIFIKSEV, from the coding sequence ATGCTAACAACACTTATCCGCCGAGAACTCCTCGACAACCTCATGACGTTCCGATTTGCTGTAGCTGTTTTTATTATGCTACTGCTTGTGGTTGCCAATACTGTCGTACTTATCAAGGATTACGAGCAACGCTTGGCAAGCCATAACGCTGCGGTGAAAATGCATCAGCGGCAGCTTCAGGAGAAAAAAACGTATTCCGCAGGGACAGAGAAATTATTTGTCAACCGTCCCCCGAATCCATTAAGCATTTTCAATGTCGGGTTCGATAAGCAACTCGGAAACGAGGTTCGAGTATCCCATACGTATGTTCCGTCGCTCTGGGATGCCGGAATGCATGGATCAGATAATCCGTTTATGGATATGTTCGCCTCAATAGATATCGCCTTTATCTTTGAAGTTATCCTTAGTTTGTTGGCACTGATTTTCGCCTACGATACCCTCGCTGGCGAACATGAGCGTGGCACATTACGTCTGGTCTTGACATCGCACGTCCGCCGTGGGCATATTCTGCTCGCAAAGTACATCTCTGCGATGCTCTGCTTACTCATGCCATTGCTAATGAGCCTGATTCTCTCAGTCATCTTGCTGACGACGACCGCCACCATTTCTCTGAATGCCGATGATTTTTTGCGGATTGGCGGGATCATTTTAACAACCGTCGTGTATCTTTCCATATTCTATCTCATCGGCATGCTGATCTCGGCGGTGACGCGTCGAACACGTACCGCATTGATGCTCTCCATGTTCGTGTGGGGATTTTTAGTGCTCGTCTATCCGAATATGATTCTTGCCGTAGTCCCGCAACCAGAGGCACCGCAGGCGCGCCGTTCATCCGCCTTTAATCAAATTGAACAAATGTGGGAGGAATTTGACAGAGAGCGGGAACGGTTCCTCGCCACTGACGATTTCCCTGGTGAAGATTGGCATTTTAAAATTATGGGGTCTGGGTGGTACGGAGCATATCTCTGGGGCAGCCCCAGCCGCCTATTCTATAGCTACGAAAGTAGAATGGAGGCTGATACGCTTGGCAAGGAATCTGAACCCAAAGTTCCACACGCCCAGAATTACTTCGGTTTCCTCGGTCCCCAGGTTATCGGGACAGCCGACCAAACGTGGCTCATCCGAAAATCTGCGCTCGAAGACATCTTCATTCAACCCGCAAATGTAGAGCGACTCTATCTGAAACTTTCGCCCGTGGGACTGTATGATGCCGCAACACAAGCCTGGGCTGGCACCAATCTGCTCGGTGTTAGAGATTTTTTCGACGCTGCGAGACGACACAGACAGCGCGTAATTGACTATTTCTATGATGAAGAGGTGTTCAAGTCTCGAGAGTGGTTTTCTTCGGACAAGGGTGCCGCAGATTGGAGCAATTTGCCACAGTTCTCTTTTCAAAGGGTCGATGTGAACACAAATGCAAAGCGAGCCTTGCCGGATTTAAGCATACTACTCATGCTTAATGTCATTATTTTCATCGTGATATTTCTAATTTTCATCAAAAGTGAAGTGTAG